Within the uncultured Bacteroides sp. genome, the region TTAGTCGCCAAATCATATCGCACAAGATAACGTCCATTCTGATCCTGATCATAACTGTAGTTTTTTATTCTTAGTTCATCCGGGAATAACGTTGCGTGGTAATATGGGTCAAAATAACGGATACCCTGTATTCCTCTAGCCGCATATCTGACGCTAACCATTTCAAAGCGTCTGTATTCATTTCCCGCATCAAAGATCAAATCTTTGTTATACTCGTATTTAAGTTCATTTGGGCTAACATACGATGGCAGAACATTTGTTATATAATTATCCTGACGCAAGTTTTGCATAACTTTGATTTTAATCTCGCTCTGAGGATCACGAATCGTATATCCGGAATAATTTATCCCAAATGAGACCTGTTGATGGGATTTATTAGTGTCTATATCTGTGTTGCTACTCACTTTTGCTGAGATAGCGACTTTCTTTTCTATGACAGAAAAGCAAGCTTTGCATACAGGTTTTGAATCATCATAGATTGTTATGATATAGTTTCCAGAAGCTTTTAATTTCATTTGCTCGTTTGGCAGAGATACGCGGTAATGCGTGTATAGCATCGTTGTATTGAGCGAATTCTGATACTCTTCAACCGTATTGTTGTTAAAACCTTCAAGATAGTCAATTTCGCTTAATCCGGAAGGAGTCCAGTCGGCATTACAATGTGAAACAACATATTGAAAACGGTGATATTCATGTGAAAGTTCATCGAATGAGATCTCCAGTACATCATCAGAATTTAAATTTATAATAGGAGGTGCCAGCCAGTTATTGTTCACCTTTATCTGCAAGCTTTGGATATGAGGTGATAGAATTTCATTCCTTTGAGCCTGAGATGACAGAGCAATAATAAACAATATACATAAAATCAGCTGTTTTCTCATAGTTGTTAGTTATATAAAACCTACTTTCCTCTTTTAGCAGGAGGAAATTTGGGCATTAATTGCATTAATCTAAGAATGCGTCCCTGACGCCTAAGAATATATCTTGAAGGATTTGCTGAATCAAACCGAATAGGATTAGGTAAAGTGGCAGCAATTAAAGCGCATTGACTTCTGCTGAGCTCCTTTGCCGTTGTATGAAACTTATTTCTTGCTGTTGCTTCGGCACCATAAATTCCTTTTCCCATCTCAATAGAGTTCAAGTATACTTCCATGATGCGTTCTTTAGACCAGACTGCTTCGATCAAAACAGTGAAATAAACTTCAAAACCTTTTCTTACCCACGATGATTCCGGCCATAAGAATACATTTTTGGCTGTTTGCTGACTGATTGTACTAGCTCCTCTCTGTTTTTTTCCTTCCTCTTTGTCTTCTACAGCCTGTTGAATCGCTTGAAAATCAAATCCATTATGAGTGGCAAATTTGTTATCTTCTGAAGCGATAACCGCCATTGGAAGATGTTTTGAGATATCTTCAAATGGAACCCATTTATGTTTTAATGTAAGATCTTCGCCGTTCATTATCTGTTGTCCGCATCGGATTACCATTAAAGGCGTTATGTATACAGGTACAAAGCGGTAGATTAATGTCACTAATATAGTTGATCCAAAAAATGCGATAATAAGATTTCTTATAATATGAAATATATTCTTTCTTACCATAGGGCAGATATTTGAGAAAAGTTATAAAAAGAAATCGTGTAAACATATTAATATAGCTTACACGATTTTACTATTTGTCTTTAAAATGATTATTTGCTTGCGTCTTTAATCATTTGTTCGCTGGCATACATATACACTTCAACACGACGATTCTGTGCTCTGCCTTCTGCAGTATCATTGCTGGCAATAGGTTCCTGATAATCCTTACCAGCAACATATTTAAATTGATTTGAAGCAACTCCATTGCTTCTTAAGAAAGTAGCAACTGAGTTAGCACGGTCACCAGAAAGCTTTTGGTTGAAAGCCAGAGCTCCTGTATTATCAGTGTGTCCGTATACAGCAATATCCATTGTTTGATCTTCAGAAAGGACTTTAGCCAATTTTGTTAATGAAGTTTTAGAAGTAGCATTTAATTTGCTTGAATTAGTTGCAAATAATATTCCTCCGTCAAAAGTAACTTTTACTGCGGCAAGACCATTTGCATCAGTAATTTGCTGAACTTTTGCATCTTCAATAGCTTTTGCTTTTTCAGCAGCCTTGTCCATCTTTCTACCAATAATAACTCCGGCACCAGCTCCAACAGCAGTACCAATAGCAGCACCAATAGCAGCACCTTTGCCTTTTCCTGCAATCTGACCTACAATGGCACCTAAAGCTGCACCTGAACCTGCACCGATAAGACCACCTTTAGCGGTATTTGACATTCCACATCCCCCAAATACTAGAGAGAAGCTTAATAAAACTGACAAGAATTTAACTTTTTTCATAATTGATAAATTAATAGTTTTAAATTGATCTGTTTAGTTATAATAAACTTTATGCAAAGGTAAGAAATATTCCTTAAAGGTTAATTTCTTTTTTTAAAATTATTCGGGAAAGAATAATCTCTTGTTTAAAAGAAACGAGTTCTGTGCTTTTTTGTTTATTGAGTGAATAAAATAAAATTTTATACTCTTTATTTTATACCGTAATTCTAAACATTTGAAGGACTGACTTTTAGTATTCTTTTCTTTATTATAGCAAACCACATTGATGCAAAGATACCTTTGGCAATACTGGTACTGCTGATTGCCCACCAAATGCCAACAACCCCCATACCCATTCCTGTAAATATGATAGCAATCGGAATGCGTAAGTAATTACAGCTAATACTTATAATAGCCGGCGGCAAAGTTCGTCCGGTTCCATAGAATAATCCTTGTGTTGTAATTTCCAGCATCATAAAAAGTTGAGAATATCCTGAAATACGTAAATAAATTCCTCCTGCCAATATAGCTGGTAGTTCAGGTACGAATATGGAGAATATTTCTTGTCCGAAGAATACAAACAATAATGTGCAGAAAGAACCAAAGATAGAAGTCATCCATAAAGTTGCTTTATAAGCCCTTAGCACTCTGTCATTTCTTCCGGCAGCATAATTCTGTGAGATGAATGCTCCGAGTGCGCTCGAAAATCCTTGTGAAGTATTCCATGTGATAGCCTCAATCTGTCCTCCCATAGTCAATGTCATTAATCCTATATGCCCCCCTTGTTCAGAAGCTAATCTGCAAAGGAACATATTAACGAATGCGAATAGAGTATTGAGAGTTGCGGCCGGAAGTCCTAATTTAAAAATCCGCATAGTATAGCTTTTATGCAATTTCGTAAAAAGCCGGAAGCCGCCCAATATGTCTTTTTTGCCTTTTAGCTGGTAAATGAATAGAGCAAAAACAATAGCCTGAGATACCCAGGTGGCCAAGGCTGCTCCTGTTGTTCCCCATTTACAGAGAAAAATAAAGATGGGGTCCAGAATTATATTAATTATCAAACCGCTTCCTGTTATGTAAAAAGGTATCTTACTTCTTCCTGCCGCGTTATAAATACCTGTAAAAGCTGTTGAAATAAAAATAAAAGGCATTGCTGCAGAGATAACTCGTAAATATATTACAGCGTTGGCTGAAATCTTACTGTTTAATTCATAAATGCCAATAATTGGATGGGCAAATATAAAAAGCAAAGCTCCCCAGCAAACTGAAATTAACAAGGCAATTGTAATATTGTGCGAAGCAAATTTTTTGGCAGCAACCTCATCTTTGGCTCCGATAGCCTGACCAACACTCACTTCTGAACCTACTTTATTCAATAAAGAGATAGAGGCTGACATCCAGGAGAGAATACCTACAGTTCCGATTGCAGCAACAGCTTCACTGCCAATTCTTCCTACCCAGGCCATATTAATAAGACTATAGGCCATTTGTATGAAAGAAGTAGCCATAATTGGCATAGCCAGATTAAAAAGCTGTTTAAAAATATGGCCTTCTGTGAGGTTTTTAATTCCTTGCATTAAGTATGTTCTTTTTATTCTAGTTGCAAAATTAGGAAATTATAATGGATATTAGCAGAACCTCTTTAGGAAAAGAATTACCTTTGCCCCATTATTAAACATAAATACTTGATTTTATATTATGTCAATTCTTGCATTTACATTGATTCTCCTGCTGGGAGCCTTTCTTGCCGGATTAGCGGGTTCGCTGACCGGATTGGGTGGGGGAGTTGTAGTCATTCCTTTACTTACGTTAGGTTTTAATATCGATATTCGCTATGCTATTGGAGCTGCTCTTGTTGCTTCCATAGCTACCTCCTCAGGTTCGGCAAGTGCTTATGTAAAAGAGGGAATAACAAATATGCGGCTGGGTATGTTTCTCGAGATTGCAACTACTGTGGGTGCCGTGATTGGTGCGGCAATAGCAATCTATATGCCCACAAATGCAATAGCTGTTATCTTTGGATTAGTATTAATTTTTTCTGCCGCTATGACATTGAGAAAGAAACACGACCATTCCGTGGTGGTAGGAAGTGTGGCTTCACATAAGTTAAAGCTAAATGGCTCTTATCCAACAAAAGACGGGCAAGTTGAATACGAACTGACAAATGTAGTGGGAGGTTTTTCTATTATGTCGCTTGCCGGAGTCCTTTCCGGTTTGCTGGGAATTGGTTCAGGAGCATTGAAAGTCCTGGCAATGGATTCGGTAATGCGCATACCTTTTAAGGTAAGTACCACAACCAGTAATTTTATGATTGGAGTTACTGCTGCTGCCAGTGCAGTAGTCTACCTGCAAAGAGGATACATTGATCCCGGAATCGCTTTCCCGGTAATTATCGGAGTGTTGTGTGGCGCTACTATCGGAGCTAAGTTACTTCAACGAATAAACGTAAGAGTCTTGAGAATTATATTTTGTGTTGCAATAACTATTGTTGCAATTAACATGATGTATAACGGTTTTAATAATAAGTTCTAAGGCTATGATAAAAGATTTTTCAAACAGGATATTGGGTGATCGTGATCTTCAGAGGATTATTGGAACTCTGCTTCGTATAGGTGTGGTTTCTGCAAGTATAATTGCCTTGATTGGGGGAGTGATTTATTTGTCTGTTCACGGAATGGAAAGCATGCCCGATTATAGTAAATTCCACAATGAAGCTCCTATTTATACTCATCTTTCAGGGATAATAAGCGGAGTCTTGTCTCTGAATGCCCGGTCTATTATGCAGCTGGGGGTTGTTGTTCTTATTATGACTCCTATTATGCGGGTTATTTGTTCTCTCTTTTCTTTTGGAATGGAAAAGGATAGGATGTATGTTATAATCACTTTTGTGGTGTTAAGTATCATTCTTTTCAGCATGTTTACTGGGATGAAAATCTGATAAATACTTCTTCCCGATTTATTCATCTAATAATTTATTTATGATATATATCAAACGTATGCTTTGATATATATCATAGTATCTTTTAGATATATATCATAATGGTGGTTTGATATATATCTAAGCAAACTTTATTCACCGTTCATTAAAAAAAGTTTCATATCATTCTTGTATCTTATATAAGAGTCTTATTTTCTTAATTCTATAAACAAAAAAATAGATAAGTGTGTTTCTTGCCATAGAGGCCAGTTTCTGAACCACATATCTACTGCTTATGAAGCTTTTTATTATTTCAAACAGGCTTCCTTTGAAAGCCAATAAGACGGACTCCAATGATTTTGAATTTACTCGTAGTGAAGGGGGGCTAGCTACCGGGCTAGGATCACTGACTATGGAGATGGAGAAGCATTGGATAGGGTGGCCTGGTGTGCATACAGAGTCAGAAGATGAGAAGAAAAAAATAATCAGTTATCTTCAACCGTATAATTTTCACCCGGTATTCCTGTCTCAGGAACAAATACAAAATTTTTATGAGGGATATAGTAACAGCACGCTCTGGCCCCTTTGTCACTATTTCTTTGCTTATATAGAATATGAAAATAAATACTGGGAATCTTATAAACAGGTAAATGAGCTCTTTTGCCGGGTTGCCGTTCAGCTAGTGGAACCGGAAGATATCATTTGGGTACAGGACTATCACCTAATGCTTCTTCCTCAGTTACTTAGATCTTCTGCTAAAAATGTAAGTATCGGTTATTTTCATCACATACCTTTCCCGTCTTATGAATTGTTTCGGGTGCTTCCGGAGAGGGCTGATCTTCTGAATGGATTATTAGGAGCCGACCTGATAGGCTTTCATACGCACGATTATATGAGGCATTTTGTTAGTGCAGCCGAACGAGTTCTGAATTTACGATTTAAATTGGATCAGGTTTTGCTTGATAACCGTATTGCCTGTGTGGATGCCTTTCCCATGGGTATTAATTATTCCTTGTATCATGATGCCATTCTCAATCCGATTGTACAGCAGAAAGCTGTTGAACTTAAGAAAAACTACGGAAATCACAAGTTGATCCTTTCCGTAGACAGGCTCGATTACAGCAAAGGAATTCTTCATCGTCTGAGAGGCTTTGCTCTTTTTCTGGAAAGACACCCGGAATATAAAGAGAGGGTATCATTGGCTATGATAATTGTTCCTTCCCGTGGCAAGGTTGATAGATATGCCGGTTTGAAAACAAAAATAGACGAATCGATAGGAGCGATTAATGGTAAGTACTCTACGATTAATTGGACTCCGGTTTATTATTTCTATCATAGTTTTGATTTCGAAGAGTTAGTAGCCATGTATCATATCGCAGATATTGCTTTGGTTACTCCGCTCAGAGATGGAATGAATCTGGTGGCAAAGGAATATCTGGCTGCCAAAAGAAATAGTCCTGGTGTTTTAATACTTAGTGAAATGGCAGGAGCTGCAATAGAATTGAGAGAAGCAATCATCGTGAATCCCAATGATGTAGGAGAGATAGAACATTCAATTCTGCAGGCTCTTGAAATGCCTGTTGATGAACAATTAAGAAAACTGAGCTTAATGCAGGAAGATCTTTCCAGGCAGACGGTAGATAAATGGGCTACAGATTTTGTGCAGGAGATAAAAAAAATCAGATCGCTGAATGAAACGCTAAACAGGAAAAGAATAGAAGGTTCTATTTTTAAGCAAATACAGTTGAAATATCGGAGGGCAAAGAAAAGGTTATTGATACTGGACTATGATGGAACGCTTTGTGCTTTCAAAAGTAAACCAGAAGATGCATTTCCTACAGCTGAATTAATGGAAATGCTGAAACAACTTTGTGGGGATAAAAATAATAAGGTGGTAATTAGTAGTGGAAGGGATCATCAGACATTGGATAAGTGGTTTGGCAGTTTACCAATTGATCTTGCTGCCGAACATGGAGCTTTTTATAAAGAAGAGGGAATGTGGCATGAGAATGTTCAGACCGACCAGTGGAACGATGAGATACGTTCCATTCTTCAGTCGTTTATTGATAAGACTCCTCACTCAAAACTGGAAGAAAAAGAAACCGCACTGGTTTGGCACTATCGTAATGTAGACGCATGGCTAGGGGATTTGCGTGAACAACAATTAGTTAATGCATTGATTGGTCCCTGTGCCCGGCAGCATCTTCAGATTATGCGTGGAGATAAGATTGTGGAGATAAAATCACCTTATTATACAAAAGGTTCAGAAGCCCGCAGAATATTGCAGAATGATAAGTTTGGCTTTATTCTGGCTATGGGCGATGATATCACTGATGAAGATACATTCCGTGAACTACCTGGAGATGCTTTTACTATAAAAATAGGGAACATTTCTGAAGTGGCCCGCTTTAGTCTGCTTTCGCAATCAGAAGCACTTCCCTTTTTAAAACGACTGATCAGTTAATAAACTATGGCTTTATAAATCTCGACAGTTTAACTTCATCGGCAAAAAGAAGTGCGGTATTTATCAATGCCAGGTGTGAATATGCCTGAGGGAAGTTGCCTAATTGACTCTTGGTCTCAAAATCTAGATCTTCACTAAATAATCCCAGATGATTGGAACAATGAATCAGCTCGTTGAACATATCCAAAGCCTCTCTTTCCTTTCCTGTTACATATAAAGCCTGGATCATCCAGAATGTACAGATGGTGAAAGCCGAACTTGGCTTGCCAAAGTCGTCTTTATTGTTATATCGATACATTAAACCATTATAATGTAAAGTGCGGTAAATAGCTTCCACTGTTTTTTTGTATTTATTGTTTTCCGCACTAATAAATCCGTAAGTCTCCATTAATAACAGTGACGCATCTAAATCTGTGTTGCAATAGGTTTGAGAGAAACTCTGAATTTCTTCTTTCCATCCGTTTGTAAGTACATCATTCTTAATAGCATCTGCCTCTAATTTCCATCTCGTGGCATATATTTCGTCGTTAAGTAGCTTTGCTATCTTCTCAGCTCTATCCAAAGCTACCCAGCACATTACTTTTGAAAATACAAAATGCTTCTCTTCTCCCCGTATTTCCCAAATTCCTTTGTCGGGCTTTTTCCAATCTTCAATCACGCTTCTCGCAATATTCTTCACTACAACAAACATACTTTCAACTTCGTCAAGCGATCCGGGAAAATAACGGTAATACTGATAAATAACATCCATCAGATAACCGAACGAATCATTTTGTTTCTGATGGTAAGCATCGTTGCCTATTCTTACAGGACGTGAATTTTTATATCCGCTCAGATGGGGCAATTCTTCTTCAGTCAAAACACGCTCTCCCCGTATACCATACATTACCTGAAAAGTATCATACTTTGTTTTAATAATGTTGAGGATAAAAGTGATGAAACGTTGGGCTGTTCCCCTATGCCCGTTTTTTATCAGTGTTTCAATAGACATAGAAGCATCTCTGAGCCAACAAAAACGATAGTCCCAATTTCGAACTCCTCCCACTGATTCGGGAATGCTGGTTGTCAAGGCAGCTAGTACAGCTCCCGTGCGATGATAAGACATTAGTTTTAGTACCAGTATGCTACGTTCTATATACTCATTGAACTGAGTGTACTTTTTTGAACGATTAGTCCAGTTTAGCCAGTAGACTTTAGTTCGCTCATATTCCATTTCCACCCGGTCCAGATCAATCTTGATCAATTTCTGGTTATATGAAACCATGATATATTGATCTTGTTGAATTTCAAAAGCTTCCTGATTTATGATACGGTCAAAATTCAGACTGGAATATAAGTAGATAGTATCTTTTTCGTTAAGCTGTGAGTACGACTTTACATATACTGGCCCACCTTTGTGTAATACTTCTCCCCGGGCATAATCAAGAACAGGGGTATAGTTCACTTTGAAGTGTGGTTTTCCATGCTTATGCCGGATTAGCCGATAAATCTCGGGGGGCATGTAGTGTCCGTTGGATTCACCAGTTTTATAACGGGGCATAAAATCAATAACTTCAAACCCTCCTTCGTCTGATTCAAAAGTTGTGGATAAAATATTGGTGTGCTCAATATACTTCTGAGAAATCTCATATTGATCACTTACAATAAAACTAAGACATCCTCCTTTTTCTTTATCCAGAATTTTGGCAAATACAGAAGGAGAATCAAAGTCCGGAAAGCAAAGCCAGTCAATACTCCCTTCACTCGAAATTAATGCTGCTGTACGGCAATTGCCCACAGCTCCGTAATTGAGGTGTTCCATATTTATTTATAATTAATCAATTACGAATGAACTGGAAATAACCATTAAACAATATGCAAATCTTTTTGTTTGAAACTAAATTGAAATGGGAATAATATTGTTGGATATTTAAGTAAATCCGGTTTCTTAAAACGTGAAGATTGCTTATTGATAAATTCTTGTAATATTGTAGCTTAAGTAATTAAGTAGATCAAAACAAAAACTATTAGAACAATTATTTATTCATTTTTGTTTTTACTATGATTTACTCATTATTCCATAAGGTGGTGTATATAGATGTTTAATTTCAATTATAATACATTAATCAGTTAAAATCTATTTTTTTTAGTCATGAGAAACATTAAAACCAAGATGGAAGTAACAAAACTGGAAACGTCAGCTCCACCATCCGAAAAATTTACTGTACCTAAAGTGATAACTATTAAAGATGAATAAGATTTGGAAGAAATTACTAAAATATTAATCATTAATCTGAATTTACAATTATGAAAGGAAATGAAAAATTAATCGTAGCACTGAATTCGCTCCTGGCCGATGAACTTACTGCCATAAACCAGTATATGGTTCATACTGAACTTTGTGAAAGCTGGGGATACGGTAAGCTGCAGGTAGCGATCAGAAAACAGGCAATTGATGAAATGCGTCATGCCGAATGGCTTATTGAACGAATTATTTTTTTGGATGGTGCTCCTACGGTATCAAAACTCAATCCAATGAAGATTGGCAAGACGGCAGCAGAAATGATCAGTAATGATTATGGGTATGAACTTAATGCAATACGTGATTATAACAATGCAATTAGATTAGCCCGTGAAGTTGATGATCAAGGTTCTCTAGAGTTACTTACAAAGATACTCAAGATGGAAGAAGATCATGCTGATTGGGCAGAAGTGCAACTTGCTCAGATTGAACAAATGGGCTTGGAAAATTATCTGGTTAATCAAGTTGAAAGTTCAGCAAGCTGATTCATTATTTATCCATTTAGTATTTTCTCAGAGGCTTTTGCTTCCGGGCAAATACTTAATGGGTAAAAGTAAGATACTACCCCGTATAATTATTGTCTAATTCTTTGAAGTATGGGAGTGGAACATCAAAATCATGTGTTTTTTGAGTTGTATTTTGTAGCTATATATTAGGAAGGATAATTTCACGATTGTTTCTTCCTTTTATTTTATTTATTAATCAATTGTATACAATTATTCTTTTGCTTTATCCTAACTGATCTGTATCTTTTTAAACTAGTCTGATCTATTCATAAGACATTGTTGTAATATTTTTAATAGCTTAAAATGAATAAATAAAAAAGAGTTTTATCTTTGTTGTCAGATAAACAGCAAAAACTTTAAATATGATCGATTTACTAAGGTGCAATAGTGAAAATGCAGACTTTAAAACTCTCATCAGACTTTTAGATTCTGAGTTGGATAATAGATACGGTGCTTTGCAGAAGCAGTACGATGGATATAATAAAATAGAGTTGTTGGAAACCGTTGTTATTGCTTATGATAAAAGTATCCCTGTTGGATGTGGCTGCTTTAAAAAAGCAGATGATCAGTCTGTTGAAATGAAAAGAGTATTTGTACAGAGTGATTTTAGAGGTAAAGGAATTGCATCGTCCATACTCGAGGAGCTTGAAAGATGGGCAAAAGAAGAGGGATTCTGTTATTCAATTCTTGAAACTGGAGTAAAACAGCATGAAGCAATAAATTTATATAAGAAAAAGGGCTATGGCATAATTGAAAACTTCGGCCTATATATGGGTAATCTCAATAGTATCTGTTTGAAAAAACTGTTGTAGTTAAATGAATATATAGTTATGGGAAAAATAAAAAGAATTAAAGTAGGAAATAACGTTGTTCTTAAGCAACTGGAACTTGAAGATGCAATAGATATCTTTCATATAATTGACAGCCAAAGAGAATATCTTAGAAAATGGTTGCCTTTTGTTGATTCTACAAAAGAACTGGAAGATAGTCTGTCATTTGTTTCATCGGCAATAAATGTTCCAGATGAGGAAAAAGAATATATGTTTGTGATTCATTATAATGATAGATTTGCCGGATTAATTGGGTTTAAAGATACTGAAAAAGAAAATAAAAGAACTGAAATAGGTTATTGGCTCTCCGAAATATATCAGAAGAAAGGTATTATTACAGAATCGGTAAAAGCATTGCTTCATTTTGCTTATAATGAGCTCGATATAAACAGGGTTCAGATTAAGTGTGCCGTTGGAAACATTCCAAGCAAGAATATCCCAAAACGGCTGGGATTTAAATTTGAAGGGATTGAGCGCGATGGTGAGTTGTTGGTGGATAATCAATTTACAGATTTAGAGCTATATAGTTTTATTAAAAAAGATATAAATTGCTGATTGATGGATATAGTAATAAGGCAGGCAAAAGAGCAGGATTTTCCACCCATTTTTTCAATGATACAGGACTTTGCTGCATTTGAGAATTGTTCAGAGAAACTGACCAGCTCATTAGAGCAAATGATAAATGAGAAAGAATATATCAATTGTTTTATCGCTGAGACTGATTCAAAGGAGATAGTTGGGTATGTGGTCTACTTCTTCGCATATTATACCTGGGCAGGAAAGTCCTTATATATGGATGACTTATATGTAAAAGAGGGTTTTCGGGGTAAAGGAATTGGTAGTCGTTTAATAGGTGAAGTCGTTGATTTTGCCAAAAAAGGGAATTGCCATAAGCTGC harbors:
- a CDS encoding OmpA family protein — its product is MKKVKFLSVLLSFSLVFGGCGMSNTAKGGLIGAGSGAALGAIVGQIAGKGKGAAIGAAIGTAVGAGAGVIIGRKMDKAAEKAKAIEDAKVQQITDANGLAAVKVTFDGGILFATNSSKLNATSKTSLTKLAKVLSEDQTMDIAVYGHTDNTGALAFNQKLSGDRANSVATFLRSNGVASNQFKYVAGKDYQEPIASNDTAEGRAQNRRVEVYMYASEQMIKDASK
- a CDS encoding DUF5103 domain-containing protein, giving the protein MRKQLILCILFIIALSSQAQRNEILSPHIQSLQIKVNNNWLAPPIINLNSDDVLEISFDELSHEYHRFQYVVSHCNADWTPSGLSEIDYLEGFNNNTVEEYQNSLNTTMLYTHYRVSLPNEQMKLKASGNYIITIYDDSKPVCKACFSVIEKKVAISAKVSSNTDIDTNKSHQQVSFGINYSGYTIRDPQSEIKIKVMQNLRQDNYITNVLPSYVSPNELKYEYNKDLIFDAGNEYRRFEMVSVRYAARGIQGIRYFDPYYHATLFPDELRIKNYSYDQDQNGRYLVRYDLATNNDTEADYLFVHFSLPWKEALPDGDFYLQGEFTHDNFDENYRLKYNPDTQSFETSQLLKQGAYNYQYLFVPAGSNKATGALTEGNYYETENEYLILVYHRPFGERYDHLIGMQQVYYK
- a CDS encoding DUF1634 domain-containing protein, which encodes MIKDFSNRILGDRDLQRIIGTLLRIGVVSASIIALIGGVIYLSVHGMESMPDYSKFHNEAPIYTHLSGIISGVLSLNARSIMQLGVVVLIMTPIMRVICSLFSFGMEKDRMYVIITFVVLSIILFSMFTGMKI
- a CDS encoding bifunctional alpha,alpha-trehalose-phosphate synthase (UDP-forming)/trehalose-phosphatase, whose protein sequence is MKLFIISNRLPLKANKTDSNDFEFTRSEGGLATGLGSLTMEMEKHWIGWPGVHTESEDEKKKIISYLQPYNFHPVFLSQEQIQNFYEGYSNSTLWPLCHYFFAYIEYENKYWESYKQVNELFCRVAVQLVEPEDIIWVQDYHLMLLPQLLRSSAKNVSIGYFHHIPFPSYELFRVLPERADLLNGLLGADLIGFHTHDYMRHFVSAAERVLNLRFKLDQVLLDNRIACVDAFPMGINYSLYHDAILNPIVQQKAVELKKNYGNHKLILSVDRLDYSKGILHRLRGFALFLERHPEYKERVSLAMIIVPSRGKVDRYAGLKTKIDESIGAINGKYSTINWTPVYYFYHSFDFEELVAMYHIADIALVTPLRDGMNLVAKEYLAAKRNSPGVLILSEMAGAAIELREAIIVNPNDVGEIEHSILQALEMPVDEQLRKLSLMQEDLSRQTVDKWATDFVQEIKKIRSLNETLNRKRIEGSIFKQIQLKYRRAKKRLLILDYDGTLCAFKSKPEDAFPTAELMEMLKQLCGDKNNKVVISSGRDHQTLDKWFGSLPIDLAAEHGAFYKEEGMWHENVQTDQWNDEIRSILQSFIDKTPHSKLEEKETALVWHYRNVDAWLGDLREQQLVNALIGPCARQHLQIMRGDKIVEIKSPYYTKGSEARRILQNDKFGFILAMGDDITDEDTFRELPGDAFTIKIGNISEVARFSLLSQSEALPFLKRLIS
- a CDS encoding glycoside hydrolase family 15 protein, yielding MEHLNYGAVGNCRTAALISSEGSIDWLCFPDFDSPSVFAKILDKEKGGCLSFIVSDQYEISQKYIEHTNILSTTFESDEGGFEVIDFMPRYKTGESNGHYMPPEIYRLIRHKHGKPHFKVNYTPVLDYARGEVLHKGGPVYVKSYSQLNEKDTIYLYSSLNFDRIINQEAFEIQQDQYIMVSYNQKLIKIDLDRVEMEYERTKVYWLNWTNRSKKYTQFNEYIERSILVLKLMSYHRTGAVLAALTTSIPESVGGVRNWDYRFCWLRDASMSIETLIKNGHRGTAQRFITFILNIIKTKYDTFQVMYGIRGERVLTEEELPHLSGYKNSRPVRIGNDAYHQKQNDSFGYLMDVIYQYYRYFPGSLDEVESMFVVVKNIARSVIEDWKKPDKGIWEIRGEEKHFVFSKVMCWVALDRAEKIAKLLNDEIYATRWKLEADAIKNDVLTNGWKEEIQSFSQTYCNTDLDASLLLMETYGFISAENNKYKKTVEAIYRTLHYNGLMYRYNNKDDFGKPSSAFTICTFWMIQALYVTGKEREALDMFNELIHCSNHLGLFSEDLDFETKSQLGNFPQAYSHLALINTALLFADEVKLSRFIKP
- a CDS encoding MATE family efflux transporter gives rise to the protein MQGIKNLTEGHIFKQLFNLAMPIMATSFIQMAYSLINMAWVGRIGSEAVAAIGTVGILSWMSASISLLNKVGSEVSVGQAIGAKDEVAAKKFASHNITIALLISVCWGALLFIFAHPIIGIYELNSKISANAVIYLRVISAAMPFIFISTAFTGIYNAAGRSKIPFYITGSGLIINIILDPIFIFLCKWGTTGAALATWVSQAIVFALFIYQLKGKKDILGGFRLFTKLHKSYTMRIFKLGLPAATLNTLFAFVNMFLCRLASEQGGHIGLMTLTMGGQIEAITWNTSQGFSSALGAFISQNYAAGRNDRVLRAYKATLWMTSIFGSFCTLLFVFFGQEIFSIFVPELPAILAGGIYLRISGYSQLFMMLEITTQGLFYGTGRTLPPAIISISCNYLRIPIAIIFTGMGMGVVGIWWAISSTSIAKGIFASMWFAIIKKRILKVSPSNV
- a CDS encoding sulfite exporter TauE/SafE family protein, producing the protein MSILAFTLILLLGAFLAGLAGSLTGLGGGVVVIPLLTLGFNIDIRYAIGAALVASIATSSGSASAYVKEGITNMRLGMFLEIATTVGAVIGAAIAIYMPTNAIAVIFGLVLIFSAAMTLRKKHDHSVVVGSVASHKLKLNGSYPTKDGQVEYELTNVVGGFSIMSLAGVLSGLLGIGSGALKVLAMDSVMRIPFKVSTTTSNFMIGVTAAASAVVYLQRGYIDPGIAFPVIIGVLCGATIGAKLLQRINVRVLRIIFCVAITIVAINMMYNGFNNKF
- the mtgA gene encoding monofunctional biosynthetic peptidoglycan transglycosylase, whose translation is MVRKNIFHIIRNLIIAFFGSTILVTLIYRFVPVYITPLMVIRCGQQIMNGEDLTLKHKWVPFEDISKHLPMAVIASEDNKFATHNGFDFQAIQQAVEDKEEGKKQRGASTISQQTAKNVFLWPESSWVRKGFEVYFTVLIEAVWSKERIMEVYLNSIEMGKGIYGAEATARNKFHTTAKELSRSQCALIAATLPNPIRFDSANPSRYILRRQGRILRLMQLMPKFPPAKRGK